ATTTATATATAGCTTTACAATATCTTTCTTAAATTCTGAATCAAATCGTTTTCCTTTCATTATCGACACCCCCTGGTTTTATTGTACCAGCCATTCTTGGTGTCCGCAAAAGGCAATACGGTTCAGTTTTAGAAGCTTTGTAAATTTCAAACGGCGAATTATATTTTTATTAAATAACCCTGACCGTAAAAACCAACGAAAACATCGAGACTCTATAGGATTTTGTGCATGAAAAACCGGACAGAAAATATTTCTGTCCGGTATAGACCACAACATTTGACAAAGAGCCAATAAAAACAACCCTGTAAAACCTTAAATCAACAAGGCTTACAGGGTTTTGTGTTCTTATTCCCACTCGATTGTCGATGGTGGTTTTGATGTTATGTCGTAAACAATACGGTTTACGCCTTTTACTTCGTTTACAATACGACGTGATACACGGTCTAATACTTCGTAAGGAATTTGAGCCCAGTCGGAAGTCATTCCGTCAGAGCTTGTAACAGCTCTTAATGCGATAGTGTGACAATATGTTCTTTCATCACCCATTACCCCAACCGAACGAATATTAGGTAGGCATGCAAAATATTGCCATATCTTACCTTCTAAGCCTGCTTTAGCAATTTCATCACGGAAAATTGCATCTGCTTCTCTGGTAATCGCTAATTTTTCTTCGGTGATTTCACCTAAAACTCTAATTGCTAAGCCCGGACCTGGGAATGGCTGACGCCATACTAAGTGATGAGGAATTCCAAGTTCAGTTCCTACCGCTCTTACTTCGTCTTTAAACAATTCTCTTAATGGTTCAATTAATTCTAATTCCATATCTTCAGGCAAGCCACCAACATTATGATGACTCTTAATTGTTGCGGAAGTTTTAGTACCACTTTCTACAACATCAGGATAAATTGTCCCTTGTACTAAGAAATCAATTTTACCCAATTTATTAGATTCTTCTTCAAACACTCTAATAAACTCTTCGCCGATAATTTTTCTTTTTCTCTCCGGATCGGAAACACCGGCTAATTTACCTAAGAACCTATCTTTCGCATTAACACGAATTAAGTTCATGTCAAATTGTTCTCTAAAGATAGCTTCAACTTGATCGCCTTCATCTTTACGCAATAAGCCATGATCAACAAAAACACAAGTTAATTGCTTGCCTACCGCTTTATGTACCATTACTGCTGCTACTGAGGAATCAACGCCACCAGATAACGCACATAATACTTTTTTGTCGCCAACTTTATCTTTTATTTCTTGAATTTTAGTTTGTGCAAAAGATGCCATATTCCAATCACCTTTTACATCGCAAATTTTAAACAAGAAATTATATAACATAGTTTTACCGAAAGGAGTATGTTCAACTTCAGGGTGGAATTGTACACCATATAGTTTTCTATCTTCATTCATCATTGCTGCAACCGGACATTCTTTAGTACGAGAAATAACACTAAAACCTTCAGGAGCTGCTGATACATAGTCCATATGACTCATCCAAGACTCATTATCACTATCGATGCCTTCAAACAGCGTTACTGTTGTATTAAGCACTACTCCGGTTTTGCCATATTCACCAACTTTTGCATTTTCAACTTTTCCGCCCAATGTATGTGCCATAAATTGATGACCATAACAAATCCCAAGTACTGGTACATTTAATTCAAATACTTTGGCATCAGCTTTCGGTGTATCATCACCATAAACACTGTTAGGTCCACCAGTAAAGATTATTCCAGCTGGTTTTTTTGCTTGTATTTGTTCAATGCTATAATCGTAAGGAACTATTTCACAATAAACGCCCCATTCTCTTACTCTTCTAGCGATTAATTGGTTATATTGCCCACCAAAATCCATAATTAAAATCATTTCTTTATTATCCACTAAACAATTCCTCCTCAGTCTTATCTAAACGACTATACCACATTTTTTTATTTGTTGTAAATACCTTTTAACAGAGTTTCTTTGCGCAAGTCTTTGCATTCACAATGACCTTCTGCTGGCATTTGTCTAATTGTATCTAAAATGATTTTACCAATCATCGGTGCATCATCATAAAAAATATCTTCTAATTCTTGATGTGACCATTTTTTAACCAAACCTTCACCGTAATTTACCACAAAATATAAACCGGCATAACAAGCACCTATTTCTCGTGCTAAGTATACTTCCGGACAAATACTTTGTCCTACAATATCGGCATGACCCTTTAGCATCGCAATTTCGGCCGGACTTTCAAAATGGCGACCTTCGGTATTAGCATAAATTCCTCTGGTAAATATTCTACCATTATAATTTCCCTTAGTGTTTTCAATCAGCTTTTCCCTTATCTCTTGACAGAGCGAATCCCGCATTATTAATAAATATTTACCCTCTAACCCAACGTCTTTGCGTTGAGATAAATCAAGATAATCATCCGGTATTAAAAAGTCTCTAGTGTCAAGCAAAGTATTAACCGTACCAACACCACCCTCGGCAATAATACGTTTTACACCAGCTTCACGGAAGACCCAAAATAATTGGCGAGAAGCATCGGCTCTACTTACACCGGTACGCCAACCATGCATTTTGCAGGTTAAAACTTTTTTATCACCAACCCTAAACAATCTAAACCACGGGCTTTGACCATAAGGTGTTTCAAAAAATAAATTATCTTCTAAAATTTCAATATCTTCAGCCATTGACTTGCTCGGAAAATCACTTGATAATGTTCCTGACCCGCCAATAACAGCATATTCTACTTTGGGAATGTTCATCTTAACACCTCTAAAATTTTTTAATTATATTGTATTCCGTATCACGTTGTGCCGGAATTTTACCACTTGCTGTAATCAGATTAACCATTTTATTGATAGACATCTCATATGCCGTACCAGCTGCTCTCACTACATTTTCCTCTAACATAATACTGCCTAAATCATTGGCCCCGAAGGCTAAAGTAATCTGACCAGTTTCTTGTCCTTGCGTTACCCAAGATCCTTGAATATGTTCAATATTATCTAAATAAATTCTGGTAACAGCCAATGTTCTTAAATATTCCCAAGCATTTGTCTTCTTACCACCAAGCTCAGTATTACCCGGTTGAAAAGTCCAAGTAATAAAAGCCCTAAAACCACCGGTTTTTTCTTGTAATTCTTTAATCTTTTGCATATGTTCTATTCTTTGTTCTAAGGTTTCTCCAAATCCAATAACCATCGTCGCTGTACTTTTCATGCCTATCTTATGTGCTTCTTCCATTACATTAAGCCACTGATCTGCTGTTATTTTTTTCGGACTTATTTTATATCTAATTTCATCCACTAAAATTTCCGCACCACCACCCGGTAGAGAGTCCAAGCCAGCTTCGTGTAGTGAAAGTAACACTGCCTTAACCGACATATTTTCCTGCTTAGCAATATGGACTATTTCGGCTGGTGAAAAGGAGTGAATCGTAATATTATACTTACTTTTTATCATTTTCAATAAATCAACATAGTAACCTAGTCTTAAGTTTGGATTTAACCCACCTTGAAGCATTATTTGTGTTCCACCGGCTTCAATAGTTTCTTTGATTTTTTCCATAATTACTTCATTACTCAAAACATAAGTATCAGAGTTTTCTTCTTTACGATAAAATGCACAAAACTTACATTCACTAGTACAAATATTAGTATAGTTGATATTTCTATCCACCACAAACGACACTACATTATCAGGATGTTTTTGTTGTCTAATTTTATCAGCCATTTTACCTAGCACTAAAATATCTTCATGCTTCAATAAATTTAAAGCTTCTTGGGCACTAATAGACATCTACTCAACCTCCACAAACTCTATTTTCGGCATTTTATCTATTAAGCCATTATTATAGGCTAACTCATAAAATTTTAACAGTGCTTCTTTGTGCTTAGCTGTAAAGTCCCAATTTAAAACCTTTAAATACTCACTTATTTGTTCTGACGTAAAAGAAACTTTATTTAGGACTGACTCAATCGCTAAATTTTTATTGTTAAAACCATCCTTAAATCCTTGTACTATTTTATCATGTGCAAATTTCAAGTCAGCTTTATCCAACTTAGCTTCATTATTAACAACCCACACTGCATAGACCATCGGCAATCCTGTCAAGACTTTCCACTCTGCTCCAATATCATAATAAAACAAATCTGCCTGCCGATTATGATAGGAAAATAACGCATCATCACCAATTAATAAGGTCGCTTCGGCCTCATTAGAAATGATATTATTCATATC
Above is a genomic segment from Negativicutes bacterium containing:
- the guaA gene encoding glutamine-hydrolyzing GMP synthase; its protein translation is MILIMDFGGQYNQLIARRVREWGVYCEIVPYDYSIEQIQAKKPAGIIFTGGPNSVYGDDTPKADAKVFELNVPVLGICYGHQFMAHTLGGKVENAKVGEYGKTGVVLNTTVTLFEGIDSDNESWMSHMDYVSAAPEGFSVISRTKECPVAAMMNEDRKLYGVQFHPEVEHTPFGKTMLYNFLFKICDVKGDWNMASFAQTKIQEIKDKVGDKKVLCALSGGVDSSVAAVMVHKAVGKQLTCVFVDHGLLRKDEGDQVEAIFREQFDMNLIRVNAKDRFLGKLAGVSDPERKRKIIGEEFIRVFEEESNKLGKIDFLVQGTIYPDVVESGTKTSATIKSHHNVGGLPEDMELELIEPLRELFKDEVRAVGTELGIPHHLVWRQPFPGPGLAIRVLGEITEEKLAITREADAIFRDEIAKAGLEGKIWQYFACLPNIRSVGVMGDERTYCHTIALRAVTSSDGMTSDWAQIPYEVLDRVSRRIVNEVKGVNRIVYDITSKPPSTIEWE
- a CDS encoding MTAP family purine nucleoside phosphorylase, whose product is MNIPKVEYAVIGGSGTLSSDFPSKSMAEDIEILEDNLFFETPYGQSPWFRLFRVGDKKVLTCKMHGWRTGVSRADASRQLFWVFREAGVKRIIAEGGVGTVNTLLDTRDFLIPDDYLDLSQRKDVGLEGKYLLIMRDSLCQEIREKLIENTKGNYNGRIFTRGIYANTEGRHFESPAEIAMLKGHADIVGQSICPEVYLAREIGACYAGLYFVVNYGEGLVKKWSHQELEDIFYDDAPMIGKIILDTIRQMPAEGHCECKDLRKETLLKGIYNK
- the mqnC gene encoding dehypoxanthine futalosine cyclase, which codes for MSISAQEALNLLKHEDILVLGKMADKIRQQKHPDNVVSFVVDRNINYTNICTSECKFCAFYRKEENSDTYVLSNEVIMEKIKETIEAGGTQIMLQGGLNPNLRLGYYVDLLKMIKSKYNITIHSFSPAEIVHIAKQENMSVKAVLLSLHEAGLDSLPGGGAEILVDEIRYKISPKKITADQWLNVMEEAHKIGMKSTATMVIGFGETLEQRIEHMQKIKELQEKTGGFRAFITWTFQPGNTELGGKKTNAWEYLRTLAVTRIYLDNIEHIQGSWVTQGQETGQITLAFGANDLGSIMLEENVVRAAGTAYEMSINKMVNLITASGKIPAQRDTEYNIIKKF
- a CDS encoding solute-binding protein; protein product: DMNNIISNEAEATLLIGDDALFSYHNRQADLFYYDIGAEWKVLTGLPMVYAVWVVNNEAKLDKADLKFAHDKIVQGFKDGFNNKNLAIESVLNKVSFTSEQISEYLKVLNWDFTAKHKEALLKFYELAYNNGLIDKMPKIEFVEVE